From Myxococcota bacterium, one genomic window encodes:
- a CDS encoding succinate dehydrogenase cytochrome b subunit produces MASISAKIAMAVSGLMLIGFIIVHLLGNLQIFYGAEVFNAYPDALRHYPILLWTARIGLIAAFVVHIFTSIYLALKNKAARPVRYEQKRSVRASMASRTMLYGGLVLLGFLMFHLAHLTWRWVFPEYAELDLYSLTVLSFQNSLITMLYVLCQGCLILHLSHGFSSAAQTLSLTRWHALAIRCGGKVLAVLIGLAYISIPLSIWLGVVHV; encoded by the coding sequence ATGGCCTCCATTAGTGCCAAGATCGCCATGGCGGTCTCTGGCCTAATGCTGATCGGCTTTATCATTGTGCATTTGCTGGGCAATCTGCAGATTTTTTACGGTGCCGAGGTTTTTAATGCCTACCCAGACGCTTTAAGGCACTACCCCATTTTGCTATGGACCGCGCGTATTGGGCTGATTGCGGCTTTTGTGGTGCATATTTTTACTTCCATCTATTTGGCCTTGAAGAATAAAGCTGCTAGGCCCGTTCGGTATGAACAGAAGCGGTCTGTCAGAGCTTCGATGGCATCTCGAACGATGCTGTATGGCGGCTTGGTGCTACTTGGCTTTTTGATGTTTCATCTGGCGCATTTGACCTGGCGTTGGGTGTTTCCCGAATATGCGGAACTCGATTTGTATTCGCTGACAGTGCTGAGCTTTCAAAATAGCTTAATTACGATGCTGTATGTTTTGTGCCAAGGTTGCTTAATTTTACATCTAAGTCATGGATTTTCGAGTGCGGCGCAAACTTTGAGTCTGACGCGCTGGCATGCTTTGGCCATTCGATGCGGCGGCAAAGTGCTGGCGGTTTTGATCGGCCTTGCTTATATTTCAATTCCGCTATCGATTTGGTTAGGGGTGGTTCATGTTTAA